The genome window AGTTCAGCAAATATCAGTTCTTGTTCGGCATTAGCCAGCAAAATGTTAGCAGGAGCTAAGTCCATGCTGTGTAAATCCCGATGTATGGGTAAGGGTTCATCGGACTCAGACACCAAAGCATCGTAAATAGTTTTGTCCAAATCAGCCGGTTCTAATCCCATGAACGTTGTCAGGGAAGCTTGGGGGTCGATGTCTATCACCAGTACCCGGTGGTGGCGGAGTGAAAGGTGATAGCCAAGATTTTGGGTTGTCGTTGTTTTAGCGACACCACCTGCTTGATTGAAAAGTGAGATTACCTTGGCCAATTTCACTGCCCATACATAACACTGGCCAAAATATACCCCATTGCGTCCCATTATGAGCAGTGCTAGGAGGTAAATAAACATCACAATACTTATCTAAAGTAAGACAGAATCCGAATAACGTCTTACTTAGAAAATAGTGTTGCTGTTGTAGAAGAATGTCCTTATCCTTCAGAAGAAGAGAAGTCCTGGCTAAGACGGTAATTTCAGCAGTAGACTTTATAAAACTTGACGATGTGGTCTGAACCCCCTTGTTTTTACCTCATTTCCAAAAGTTTGTGATTTACTGATAATGAACGCAAACGATAATTTAAACTGATTGAGATTTATTTCTAAAAGTTAAGGGTAAGATGGCAGAAAAAGCAGCAAAGCAGAATAACTCAGAGTCATTTGAGCAGAAATTATGGAAAGCGGCGGATAAGCTGCGAAAAAATATTGATGCTGCTGAGTACAAGCACATTGTTTTAGGTTTAATTTTTCTGAAATATATCTCTGATGCCTTTGAAGAGTTGCATCAAAAGCTGCTGGCGGGTGAAGGGGAGTACGCAGGGGCAAATCCAGAGGATCGGGATGAGTATTCAGCCGAGAACGTGTTTTTTGTGCCAGTTGAGGCGCGGTGGCCATATCTTCAAGGACAGGCGAAGCAACCCGACATTGGTAAAACCGTTGATTTGGCTATGGAAGCAATCGAGCAGGAAAACGCCAAACGGTTAAAAGGGATTTTACCCAAGGTGTATGGACAGCAGAAATTAGACCAGAAATCTTTGGGTGGATTAATTGACTTAATTGGATCAATTACGTTAGGGGATGCTGAGGCACAGGCACAGGATGTTTTAGGGCGAGTCTATGAATATTTTTTGGGACAGTTTGCTTTAGCTGAAGGCAAGAAAGGGGGGCAGTTCTATACGCCTGAAAGTATTGTGCGGTTATTGGTGGAAATTCTAGAGCCTTACAATGGGCGGGTATTTGACCCTTGCTGTGGTTCTGGGGGATGTTTGTCCAGAGTGAGAAGTTTGTCAAAAATCACCAAGGGCGTTTGGATGATATCTCAATTTATGGGCAAGAAAGCAACGAGACAACCTATAAACTGTGCCGGATGAATTTGGCGATTAGGGGGATTGACGGCTCAAATATTAAGTGGAATCCTGAAGGTTCGTTTCTCAATAATGCTCACAAAGACTTAAAAGCGGATTTTGTGATTGCTAATCCTCCTTTTAATGATAGTGATTGGGGCGGCGACTTATTGCGGAATGATGGACGCTGGCTGGATAAAAACCTTGTACCTCCAGTTGGGAATGCCAATTTTGCTTGGGTATCGCATTTTATTTACCACTTAGCACCCACAGGTTCGGCGGGTTTTGTGTTGTCGAATGGTTCGCTGTCGTCAAATACAAGCGGTGAGGGAGATATTCGTAAAGCTTTAGTGTTGAAGGATTTGGTGGATTGTATTGTGATGTTGCCAACGCAGCTTTTTTACAATACGGGTATTCCTGCTTGTTTGTGGTTTCTTAGTCGGTATAAAAACGGGAATAAAAACAGGGCTAGACACGGTGAGGTATTGTTTATTGATGCCTCAGAGTTGGGTTATATGGTAAATCGCAGTAGTAGGGCTTTTACGGAAGCTGAGATTAGCAAGATTGCTGATACTTACCATGAGTGGAAAAAGTCGGGGGGCAGTTACCGCGATATCAAGGGCTTTTGTAAGTCGGCTAACTTTGCTGAAATTGAGAAGCATAATTTTGTGTTGACACCAGGGCGATATGTGGGGATTCCTGATGAAGTGGAGGATGGGGTGAGCTTTGAGGACAAGATGAGTGAGCTTACAATGGCATTAGGTGAGCAAATGCGAGAGGGGCAATTGTTGGATGAGGAGATTAAACAGCAATTGTTAAAGGTGGGATTTATCGTTAGTGATAAGTTGGTTGATTTTTAAGGAGATGAATATGACTCAAGTTATCTTGAAACAGCTTAATCCCATTGTTATAGAAAAACTAAAACGTTTGGCTCAGAGTCATCAACGGACTTTGGAAGAAGAAATCACATCTATCCTTGAGGATGTAGCCGAAAAAGAGGAAGAACAAACAAAGTCTGAGGGCTTTTGGGATATGACTTTACAATTTAGAGAAAGGATGCAGCAGGAGAATATTACTTTTGATGATGCAGATTTTGCGGATCTGCGCGATCGCTCTGTCGGTAGGGATGTTGAGTTTTGAGTATCAAGTATTTATTGGACACAAATATTATTTCAGAAGCCACTCGTCAAAATCCTAATGTTAATGTAGTTAAAAAACTGACTGAGCATCAACTAGAGACTGCGACTGGTTCGGTTGTAATGCACGAACTTTTATTTGGTTGTTTACGTTTGGTGGAATCACAAAAACGTCGATTGTTGCTGGAATATATTAATCAAATACCTTTAAAAATGACAATCCTAAATTATGATTTAAAAGCTGCACAGTGGCACGCCCAAAAAAGGGCTAGATTATCTAAGATGGGCAAAACTCCAGCTTTTATTGATGGTCAAATTGCGAGTATTGCTTACAGTAATAATTTAATTTTGGTAACTAATAATGTTTC of Nostoc sp. UHCC 0870 contains these proteins:
- a CDS encoding type II toxin-antitoxin system VapC family toxin yields the protein MSIKYLLDTNIISEATRQNPNVNVVKKLTEHQLETATGSVVMHELLFGCLRLVESQKRRLLLEYINQIPLKMTILNYDLKAAQWHAQKRARLSKMGKTPAFIDGQIASIAYSNNLILVTNNVSDFEFFNDLTVENWFFSSGEG